One Mugil cephalus isolate CIBA_MC_2020 chromosome 12, CIBA_Mcephalus_1.1, whole genome shotgun sequence DNA segment encodes these proteins:
- the itga6a gene encoding integrin alpha-6 isoform X2 → MPMQKRTSAVPAALFLYFCFLELSSVLAFNLDTSHVMRKDGKPGSLFGFSLAMHRQLNPDKRMVLIGAPRAGGWGKQTANITGGLYKCEISPYKECERIEFDNGENQKDEIKENQWMGVTVQSQGPGGKIVTCAHLYQRLSAQDSTDITGRCYILSQDLSIDPSSDEDGGDWAFCKGRTRGHSFFGTCQQGMAATFTKDYHYMIFGAPGAYNWKGIVRVEQKNATLLDRGVYDDGPYEVGDEGSSNADLVPLPSNSYLGFSLDSGHRITQSRGLTVVAGAPRANHSGAVVLLKKESETSRKLLFDHTFHGQGLASSFGYDVAVVDLNNDGWEDIVVGAPQFYMKAGDIGGAVYVYINNRGQWDTVTPVRLNGTKDSMFGLAVENIGDINQDSYADIAVGAPHDDDGAGKVYIYHGSAEGIQTSPAQILSGKDHNVRFFGYSLAGNLDLDDNSYPDLAVGSLSDTAFIYRARPLVSIKKKVTISPQEIDLTIKTCGNSICLTVKSCFSYNAKPASYSPKLTIRYVVEADGDRRKQGLNSRLMFLNQTHSEFGNYYYNNTLDLPGQNQEKCITLDAKLKDDIKDKMRSIPIEVSADIVIKDKRPKNGLPYLWPIVDPSQPSKDVTEVNFVKEGCGKDHVCRSNLMMEYSLCYKDSKGDMSPLNKSSNNIPEFVLNYEKNNLVVRVTVNNMNGDDAYEAKLVGSFSGALSYSGVRNTGDKLISCVSHDNVSQADCELGNPFKRNSKITFYILLSTENMPLNTTEIEIDLQLRTTSVQENIAHVKVKAAVIIELPLSVSGEANPRDVYFGGAVKGESAMKTEEEIGTLITYTFTINNLWKHLKPSVSGALHIQWPKSNKDGKWLLYLVKITSKGPEKVRCSPESEINPVQVSSGRRTKRETVKKENKSASQSGKRKVLSCQTSQCVEFRCPLQGHDGTTIELRARLWNSTFIEDYTSFSTTLVVNAFLVLDTLAKNIKLTAPYTQVNVTVSPEGSPGQFGGAPWWIILVAVLAGILILALLVYLLWKCGFFKRSKQDESVPRYNAVRIKKETPEYRDGKAKLDLSEKKQWMTTWIDNESYS, encoded by the exons ATGCCGATGCAGAAACGGACCTCCGCTGTTCCTGCTGcgcttttcctttatttctgctttctggAGCTAAGTTCTGTGCTCGCCTTCAACCTTGACACCAGTCATGTCATGAGGAAAGACGGAAAGCCGGGGAGTCTGTTCGGGTTTTCCCTTGCCATGCACCGCCAACTCAACCCGGATAAACGAAT gGTGTTGATCGGTGCCCCCAGAGCCGGAGGTTGGGGAAAACAAACAGCCAACATCACAGGAGGCCTCTATAAATGTGAAATCTCCCCGTACAAGGAGTGTGAGCGGATTGAATTTGATAATGGAG AGAACCAGAAGGATGAGATTAAGGAGAATCAGTGGATGGGGGTGACTGTGCAGAGTCAGGGACCTGGTGGGAAGATTGTG acATGTGCTCACCTCTATCAGAGGCTCAGCGCCCAGGACTCTACTGACATCACCGGCCGCTGTTACATCTTGAGCCAGGACCTGAGCATCGACCCGTCTTCTGATGAGGACGGAGGTGACTGGGCCTTCTGCAAGGGCAGGACCAGGGGACATTCCTTCTTTGGCACATGCCAGCAGGGTATGGCTGCCACTTTCACCAAGGACTACCATTACATGATATTTGGAGCACCAGGAGCTTACAACTGGAAAG GGATAGTGCGAGTGGAGCAAAAGAACGCGACTTTGCTGGATAGGGGCGTGTACGACGACGGCCCGTACGAAGTCGGGGACGAGGGTTCCTCGAATGCCGATCTTGTGCCATTACCTTCCAACAGCTACCTCG GATTCTCTCTTGACTCGGGACACCGCATCACCCAAAGCCGTGGTCTGACTGTGGTGGCTGGAGCACCAAGAGCCAATCACAGTGGAGCCGTAGTCCTGTTGAAGAAGGAGAGCGAGACCTCCCGCAAACTTTTGTTTGACCACACTTTCCACGGGCAAGGACTCGCATCCTCTTTTGGATACGATGTGGCTGTAGTTGACCTGAATAATGACGG ATGGGAAGACATAGTTGTAGGAGCTCCACAGTTTTACATGAAGGCGGGAGACATCGGAGGAGCCGTTTACGTCTACATCAATAACCGGGGACAGTGGGACACAGTCACTCCTGTTCGTCTAAATGGGACCAAAGACTCAATGTTTGGACTGGCAGTGGAGAACATCGGCGACATCAATCAAGACTCATATGCTG atatTGCTGTTGGAGCGCCACACGATGACGATGGTGCAGGAAAAGTCTACATTTACCACGGCTCTGCAGAAGGAATCCAAACCAGTCCTGCACAG ATCCTTTCAGGAAAAGACCACAACGTTAGGTTTTTTGGATATTCTCTGGCAGGAAACCTTGACCTGGACGATAACTCTTATCCAGACCTGGCCGTCGGCTCTCTGTCGGACACAGCTTTCATCTACAG GGCCAGGCCACTCGTTAGCatcaagaaaaaagtcacaatATCTCCGCAGGAAATTGACCTCACAATTAAAACCTGTGGTAACAGCATTTG CTTAACTGTGAAGTCATGCTTTTCCTACAACGCAAAGCCAGCTTCTTACAGCCCGAAACTAA CTATCAGATATGTTGTGGAGGCGGACGGAGATCGCAGAAAACAAGGCCTGAACTCCAGACTGATGTTCCTGAACCAGACCCACAGTGAATTCGGCAACTATTACTACAACAATACCTTAGACCTACCTGGACAAAACCAGGAAAAGTGCATCACGCTAGATGCTAAGCTTAAG GACGACATCAAGGACAAGATGCGTAGCATTCCCATTGAGGTGTCTGCAGACATTGTTATCAAAGACAAGAGGCCAAAAAATGGCCTCCCTTATCTATGGCCCATCGTGGACCCCTCTCAACCGAGCAAAGACGTCACAGAG GTGAACTTTGTAAAAGAAGGATGTGGAAAAGATCACGTTTGCCGAAGTAACTTGATGATGGAGTACAGTTTATGCTACAAAGACAGTAAAGGAGACATGAGCCCACTGAATAAAAG cagcaacaacatccCTGAGTTTGTTCTGAATTACGAGAAGAACAACTTGGTCGTGCGGGTGACGGTGAACAACATGAACGGTGACGATGCTTACGAGGCGAAGCTGGTGGGGAGTTTCTCAGGCGCCCTGTCGTATTCTGGAGTCCGCAACACA GGGGATAAGCTGATCAGCTGCGTTAGCCATGATAACGTCTCTCAAGCAGACTGTGAACTGGGGAATCCTTTTAAGAGAAACTCAAAG ATTACGTTTTACATCCTCCTGAGCACTGAGAATATGCCTCTCAACACCACTGAGATTGAGATTGACCTGCAGCTCCGGAC gACCAGTGTGCAGGAAAATATTGCCCATGTGAAAGTAAAGGCAGCGGTGATCATTGAACTGCCTTTGTCAGTGAGTGG GGAGGCCAATCCCAGGGACGTTTATTTTGGAGGTGCTGTGAAAGGAGAAAGTGCGAtgaagacggaggaggagattgGAACTTTGATTACCTACACATTCACG ATAAACAACTTGTGGAAACATTTGAAGCCCTCTGTCAGTGGCGCGCTGCACATTCAGTGGCCCAAGTCCAACAAAGATGGGAAATGGCTTCTGTACCTGGTGAAGATCACGTCCAAAGGACCGGAGAAGGTCCGTTGCTCTCCTGAGTCTGAGATCAACCCCGTCCAG GTTTCCTCAGGGCGCCGGACGAAAAGAGAAAccgtgaaaaaagaaaataaatctgcttcTCAGtcgggaaaaagaaaagtgctg TCCTGTCAGACATCGCAGTGTGTGGAGTTCAGGTGCCCTCTGCAGGGACATGACGGTACAACAATTGAACTGAGAGCTCGTCTGTGGAACTCCACTTTTATTGAG GATTATACCTCCTTTTCAACCACCCTGGTTGTGAACGCCTTTCTTGTTCTTGATACTCTGGCTAAAAACATAAAGCTGACAGCTCCTTACACCCAG GTGAACGTGACGGTGTCCCCGGAGGGCAGCCCGGGTCAGTTCGGAGGAGCACCCTGGTGGATCATACTGGTGGCTGTTCTTGCAGGAATCTTGATTCTGGCGTTGTTGGTGTATCTGCTCTGGAAG TGCGGATTCTTCAAACGCTCCAAGCAGGACGAGAGCGTCCCTCGCTACAACGCGGTGCGGATAAAAAAGGAAACTCCCGAGTACAGAGATGGAAAAGCCAAACTGGACCTTAGCGAAAAGAAGCAGTGGATGACGACTTGGATCGACAATGAGAGTTACTCATGA
- the itga6a gene encoding integrin alpha-6 isoform X3, whose product MPMQKRTSAVPAALFLYFCFLELSSVLAFNLDTSHVMRKDGKPGSLFGFSLAMHRQLNPDKRMVLIGAPRAGGWGKQTANITGGLYKCEISPYKECERIEFDNGENQKDEIKENQWMGVTVQSQGPGGKIVTCAHLYQRLSAQDSTDITGRCYILSQDLSIDPSSDEDGGDWAFCKGRTRGHSFFGTCQQGMAATFTKDYHYMIFGAPGAYNWKGIVRVEQKNATLLDRGVYDDGPYEVGDEGSSNADLVPLPSNSYLGFSLDSGHRITQSRGLTVVAGAPRANHSGAVVLLKKESETSRKLLFDHTFHGQGLASSFGYDVAVVDLNNDGWEDIVVGAPQFYMKAGDIGGAVYVYINNRGQWDTVTPVRLNGTKDSMFGLAVENIGDINQDSYADIAVGAPHDDDGAGKVYIYHGSAEGIQTSPAQILSGKDHNVRFFGYSLAGNLDLDDNSYPDLAVGSLSDTAFIYRARPLVSIKKKVTISPQEIDLTIKTCGNSICLTVKSCFSYNAKPASYSPKLTIRYVVEADGDRRKQGLNSRLMFLNQTHSEFGNYYYNNTLDLPGQNQEKCITLDAKLKDDIKDKMRSIPIEVSADIVIKDKRPKNGLPYLWPIVDPSQPSKDVTEVNFVKEGCGKDHVCRSNLMMEYSLCYKDSKGDMSPLNKSSNNIPEFVLNYEKNNLVVRVTVNNMNGDDAYEAKLVGSFSGALSYSGVRNTGDKLISCVSHDNVSQADCELGNPFKRNSKITFYILLSTENMPLNTTEIEIDLQLRTTSVQENIAHVKVKAAVIIELPLSVSGEANPRDVYFGGAVKGESAMKTEEEIGTLITYTFTINNLWKHLKPSVSGALHIQWPKSNKDGKWLLYLVKITSKGPEKVRCSPESEINPVQKSRFQVSSGRRTKRETVKKENKSASQSGKRKVLSCQTSQCVEFRCPLQGHDGTTIELRARLWNSTFIEDYTSFSTTLVVNAFLVLDTLAKNIKLTAPYTQVNVTVSPEGSPGQFGGAPWWIILVAVLAGILILALLVYLLWKCGFFKRRTKDEYEAAYLKAEVHVQPSDKEKLSAES is encoded by the exons ATGCCGATGCAGAAACGGACCTCCGCTGTTCCTGCTGcgcttttcctttatttctgctttctggAGCTAAGTTCTGTGCTCGCCTTCAACCTTGACACCAGTCATGTCATGAGGAAAGACGGAAAGCCGGGGAGTCTGTTCGGGTTTTCCCTTGCCATGCACCGCCAACTCAACCCGGATAAACGAAT gGTGTTGATCGGTGCCCCCAGAGCCGGAGGTTGGGGAAAACAAACAGCCAACATCACAGGAGGCCTCTATAAATGTGAAATCTCCCCGTACAAGGAGTGTGAGCGGATTGAATTTGATAATGGAG AGAACCAGAAGGATGAGATTAAGGAGAATCAGTGGATGGGGGTGACTGTGCAGAGTCAGGGACCTGGTGGGAAGATTGTG acATGTGCTCACCTCTATCAGAGGCTCAGCGCCCAGGACTCTACTGACATCACCGGCCGCTGTTACATCTTGAGCCAGGACCTGAGCATCGACCCGTCTTCTGATGAGGACGGAGGTGACTGGGCCTTCTGCAAGGGCAGGACCAGGGGACATTCCTTCTTTGGCACATGCCAGCAGGGTATGGCTGCCACTTTCACCAAGGACTACCATTACATGATATTTGGAGCACCAGGAGCTTACAACTGGAAAG GGATAGTGCGAGTGGAGCAAAAGAACGCGACTTTGCTGGATAGGGGCGTGTACGACGACGGCCCGTACGAAGTCGGGGACGAGGGTTCCTCGAATGCCGATCTTGTGCCATTACCTTCCAACAGCTACCTCG GATTCTCTCTTGACTCGGGACACCGCATCACCCAAAGCCGTGGTCTGACTGTGGTGGCTGGAGCACCAAGAGCCAATCACAGTGGAGCCGTAGTCCTGTTGAAGAAGGAGAGCGAGACCTCCCGCAAACTTTTGTTTGACCACACTTTCCACGGGCAAGGACTCGCATCCTCTTTTGGATACGATGTGGCTGTAGTTGACCTGAATAATGACGG ATGGGAAGACATAGTTGTAGGAGCTCCACAGTTTTACATGAAGGCGGGAGACATCGGAGGAGCCGTTTACGTCTACATCAATAACCGGGGACAGTGGGACACAGTCACTCCTGTTCGTCTAAATGGGACCAAAGACTCAATGTTTGGACTGGCAGTGGAGAACATCGGCGACATCAATCAAGACTCATATGCTG atatTGCTGTTGGAGCGCCACACGATGACGATGGTGCAGGAAAAGTCTACATTTACCACGGCTCTGCAGAAGGAATCCAAACCAGTCCTGCACAG ATCCTTTCAGGAAAAGACCACAACGTTAGGTTTTTTGGATATTCTCTGGCAGGAAACCTTGACCTGGACGATAACTCTTATCCAGACCTGGCCGTCGGCTCTCTGTCGGACACAGCTTTCATCTACAG GGCCAGGCCACTCGTTAGCatcaagaaaaaagtcacaatATCTCCGCAGGAAATTGACCTCACAATTAAAACCTGTGGTAACAGCATTTG CTTAACTGTGAAGTCATGCTTTTCCTACAACGCAAAGCCAGCTTCTTACAGCCCGAAACTAA CTATCAGATATGTTGTGGAGGCGGACGGAGATCGCAGAAAACAAGGCCTGAACTCCAGACTGATGTTCCTGAACCAGACCCACAGTGAATTCGGCAACTATTACTACAACAATACCTTAGACCTACCTGGACAAAACCAGGAAAAGTGCATCACGCTAGATGCTAAGCTTAAG GACGACATCAAGGACAAGATGCGTAGCATTCCCATTGAGGTGTCTGCAGACATTGTTATCAAAGACAAGAGGCCAAAAAATGGCCTCCCTTATCTATGGCCCATCGTGGACCCCTCTCAACCGAGCAAAGACGTCACAGAG GTGAACTTTGTAAAAGAAGGATGTGGAAAAGATCACGTTTGCCGAAGTAACTTGATGATGGAGTACAGTTTATGCTACAAAGACAGTAAAGGAGACATGAGCCCACTGAATAAAAG cagcaacaacatccCTGAGTTTGTTCTGAATTACGAGAAGAACAACTTGGTCGTGCGGGTGACGGTGAACAACATGAACGGTGACGATGCTTACGAGGCGAAGCTGGTGGGGAGTTTCTCAGGCGCCCTGTCGTATTCTGGAGTCCGCAACACA GGGGATAAGCTGATCAGCTGCGTTAGCCATGATAACGTCTCTCAAGCAGACTGTGAACTGGGGAATCCTTTTAAGAGAAACTCAAAG ATTACGTTTTACATCCTCCTGAGCACTGAGAATATGCCTCTCAACACCACTGAGATTGAGATTGACCTGCAGCTCCGGAC gACCAGTGTGCAGGAAAATATTGCCCATGTGAAAGTAAAGGCAGCGGTGATCATTGAACTGCCTTTGTCAGTGAGTGG GGAGGCCAATCCCAGGGACGTTTATTTTGGAGGTGCTGTGAAAGGAGAAAGTGCGAtgaagacggaggaggagattgGAACTTTGATTACCTACACATTCACG ATAAACAACTTGTGGAAACATTTGAAGCCCTCTGTCAGTGGCGCGCTGCACATTCAGTGGCCCAAGTCCAACAAAGATGGGAAATGGCTTCTGTACCTGGTGAAGATCACGTCCAAAGGACCGGAGAAGGTCCGTTGCTCTCCTGAGTCTGAGATCAACCCCGTCCAG AAATCGCGATTTCAGGTTTCCTCAGGGCGCCGGACGAAAAGAGAAAccgtgaaaaaagaaaataaatctgcttcTCAGtcgggaaaaagaaaagtgctg TCCTGTCAGACATCGCAGTGTGTGGAGTTCAGGTGCCCTCTGCAGGGACATGACGGTACAACAATTGAACTGAGAGCTCGTCTGTGGAACTCCACTTTTATTGAG GATTATACCTCCTTTTCAACCACCCTGGTTGTGAACGCCTTTCTTGTTCTTGATACTCTGGCTAAAAACATAAAGCTGACAGCTCCTTACACCCAG GTGAACGTGACGGTGTCCCCGGAGGGCAGCCCGGGTCAGTTCGGAGGAGCACCCTGGTGGATCATACTGGTGGCTGTTCTTGCAGGAATCTTGATTCTGGCGTTGTTGGTGTATCTGCTCTGGAAG TGCGGTTTCTTCAAGAGGCGAACTAAAGACGAGTACGAGGCCGCGTATCTGAAGGCAGAGGTCCATGTTCAGCCCTCTGACAAAGAGAAGCTCTCTGCTGAGTCCTGA
- the itga6a gene encoding integrin alpha-6 isoform X1: MPMQKRTSAVPAALFLYFCFLELSSVLAFNLDTSHVMRKDGKPGSLFGFSLAMHRQLNPDKRMVLIGAPRAGGWGKQTANITGGLYKCEISPYKECERIEFDNGENQKDEIKENQWMGVTVQSQGPGGKIVTCAHLYQRLSAQDSTDITGRCYILSQDLSIDPSSDEDGGDWAFCKGRTRGHSFFGTCQQGMAATFTKDYHYMIFGAPGAYNWKGIVRVEQKNATLLDRGVYDDGPYEVGDEGSSNADLVPLPSNSYLGFSLDSGHRITQSRGLTVVAGAPRANHSGAVVLLKKESETSRKLLFDHTFHGQGLASSFGYDVAVVDLNNDGWEDIVVGAPQFYMKAGDIGGAVYVYINNRGQWDTVTPVRLNGTKDSMFGLAVENIGDINQDSYADIAVGAPHDDDGAGKVYIYHGSAEGIQTSPAQILSGKDHNVRFFGYSLAGNLDLDDNSYPDLAVGSLSDTAFIYRARPLVSIKKKVTISPQEIDLTIKTCGNSICLTVKSCFSYNAKPASYSPKLTIRYVVEADGDRRKQGLNSRLMFLNQTHSEFGNYYYNNTLDLPGQNQEKCITLDAKLKDDIKDKMRSIPIEVSADIVIKDKRPKNGLPYLWPIVDPSQPSKDVTEVNFVKEGCGKDHVCRSNLMMEYSLCYKDSKGDMSPLNKSSNNIPEFVLNYEKNNLVVRVTVNNMNGDDAYEAKLVGSFSGALSYSGVRNTGDKLISCVSHDNVSQADCELGNPFKRNSKITFYILLSTENMPLNTTEIEIDLQLRTTSVQENIAHVKVKAAVIIELPLSVSGEANPRDVYFGGAVKGESAMKTEEEIGTLITYTFTINNLWKHLKPSVSGALHIQWPKSNKDGKWLLYLVKITSKGPEKVRCSPESEINPVQKSRFQVSSGRRTKRETVKKENKSASQSGKRKVLSCQTSQCVEFRCPLQGHDGTTIELRARLWNSTFIEDYTSFSTTLVVNAFLVLDTLAKNIKLTAPYTQVNVTVSPEGSPGQFGGAPWWIILVAVLAGILILALLVYLLWKCGFFKRSKQDESVPRYNAVRIKKETPEYRDGKAKLDLSEKKQWMTTWIDNESYS; this comes from the exons ATGCCGATGCAGAAACGGACCTCCGCTGTTCCTGCTGcgcttttcctttatttctgctttctggAGCTAAGTTCTGTGCTCGCCTTCAACCTTGACACCAGTCATGTCATGAGGAAAGACGGAAAGCCGGGGAGTCTGTTCGGGTTTTCCCTTGCCATGCACCGCCAACTCAACCCGGATAAACGAAT gGTGTTGATCGGTGCCCCCAGAGCCGGAGGTTGGGGAAAACAAACAGCCAACATCACAGGAGGCCTCTATAAATGTGAAATCTCCCCGTACAAGGAGTGTGAGCGGATTGAATTTGATAATGGAG AGAACCAGAAGGATGAGATTAAGGAGAATCAGTGGATGGGGGTGACTGTGCAGAGTCAGGGACCTGGTGGGAAGATTGTG acATGTGCTCACCTCTATCAGAGGCTCAGCGCCCAGGACTCTACTGACATCACCGGCCGCTGTTACATCTTGAGCCAGGACCTGAGCATCGACCCGTCTTCTGATGAGGACGGAGGTGACTGGGCCTTCTGCAAGGGCAGGACCAGGGGACATTCCTTCTTTGGCACATGCCAGCAGGGTATGGCTGCCACTTTCACCAAGGACTACCATTACATGATATTTGGAGCACCAGGAGCTTACAACTGGAAAG GGATAGTGCGAGTGGAGCAAAAGAACGCGACTTTGCTGGATAGGGGCGTGTACGACGACGGCCCGTACGAAGTCGGGGACGAGGGTTCCTCGAATGCCGATCTTGTGCCATTACCTTCCAACAGCTACCTCG GATTCTCTCTTGACTCGGGACACCGCATCACCCAAAGCCGTGGTCTGACTGTGGTGGCTGGAGCACCAAGAGCCAATCACAGTGGAGCCGTAGTCCTGTTGAAGAAGGAGAGCGAGACCTCCCGCAAACTTTTGTTTGACCACACTTTCCACGGGCAAGGACTCGCATCCTCTTTTGGATACGATGTGGCTGTAGTTGACCTGAATAATGACGG ATGGGAAGACATAGTTGTAGGAGCTCCACAGTTTTACATGAAGGCGGGAGACATCGGAGGAGCCGTTTACGTCTACATCAATAACCGGGGACAGTGGGACACAGTCACTCCTGTTCGTCTAAATGGGACCAAAGACTCAATGTTTGGACTGGCAGTGGAGAACATCGGCGACATCAATCAAGACTCATATGCTG atatTGCTGTTGGAGCGCCACACGATGACGATGGTGCAGGAAAAGTCTACATTTACCACGGCTCTGCAGAAGGAATCCAAACCAGTCCTGCACAG ATCCTTTCAGGAAAAGACCACAACGTTAGGTTTTTTGGATATTCTCTGGCAGGAAACCTTGACCTGGACGATAACTCTTATCCAGACCTGGCCGTCGGCTCTCTGTCGGACACAGCTTTCATCTACAG GGCCAGGCCACTCGTTAGCatcaagaaaaaagtcacaatATCTCCGCAGGAAATTGACCTCACAATTAAAACCTGTGGTAACAGCATTTG CTTAACTGTGAAGTCATGCTTTTCCTACAACGCAAAGCCAGCTTCTTACAGCCCGAAACTAA CTATCAGATATGTTGTGGAGGCGGACGGAGATCGCAGAAAACAAGGCCTGAACTCCAGACTGATGTTCCTGAACCAGACCCACAGTGAATTCGGCAACTATTACTACAACAATACCTTAGACCTACCTGGACAAAACCAGGAAAAGTGCATCACGCTAGATGCTAAGCTTAAG GACGACATCAAGGACAAGATGCGTAGCATTCCCATTGAGGTGTCTGCAGACATTGTTATCAAAGACAAGAGGCCAAAAAATGGCCTCCCTTATCTATGGCCCATCGTGGACCCCTCTCAACCGAGCAAAGACGTCACAGAG GTGAACTTTGTAAAAGAAGGATGTGGAAAAGATCACGTTTGCCGAAGTAACTTGATGATGGAGTACAGTTTATGCTACAAAGACAGTAAAGGAGACATGAGCCCACTGAATAAAAG cagcaacaacatccCTGAGTTTGTTCTGAATTACGAGAAGAACAACTTGGTCGTGCGGGTGACGGTGAACAACATGAACGGTGACGATGCTTACGAGGCGAAGCTGGTGGGGAGTTTCTCAGGCGCCCTGTCGTATTCTGGAGTCCGCAACACA GGGGATAAGCTGATCAGCTGCGTTAGCCATGATAACGTCTCTCAAGCAGACTGTGAACTGGGGAATCCTTTTAAGAGAAACTCAAAG ATTACGTTTTACATCCTCCTGAGCACTGAGAATATGCCTCTCAACACCACTGAGATTGAGATTGACCTGCAGCTCCGGAC gACCAGTGTGCAGGAAAATATTGCCCATGTGAAAGTAAAGGCAGCGGTGATCATTGAACTGCCTTTGTCAGTGAGTGG GGAGGCCAATCCCAGGGACGTTTATTTTGGAGGTGCTGTGAAAGGAGAAAGTGCGAtgaagacggaggaggagattgGAACTTTGATTACCTACACATTCACG ATAAACAACTTGTGGAAACATTTGAAGCCCTCTGTCAGTGGCGCGCTGCACATTCAGTGGCCCAAGTCCAACAAAGATGGGAAATGGCTTCTGTACCTGGTGAAGATCACGTCCAAAGGACCGGAGAAGGTCCGTTGCTCTCCTGAGTCTGAGATCAACCCCGTCCAG AAATCGCGATTTCAGGTTTCCTCAGGGCGCCGGACGAAAAGAGAAAccgtgaaaaaagaaaataaatctgcttcTCAGtcgggaaaaagaaaagtgctg TCCTGTCAGACATCGCAGTGTGTGGAGTTCAGGTGCCCTCTGCAGGGACATGACGGTACAACAATTGAACTGAGAGCTCGTCTGTGGAACTCCACTTTTATTGAG GATTATACCTCCTTTTCAACCACCCTGGTTGTGAACGCCTTTCTTGTTCTTGATACTCTGGCTAAAAACATAAAGCTGACAGCTCCTTACACCCAG GTGAACGTGACGGTGTCCCCGGAGGGCAGCCCGGGTCAGTTCGGAGGAGCACCCTGGTGGATCATACTGGTGGCTGTTCTTGCAGGAATCTTGATTCTGGCGTTGTTGGTGTATCTGCTCTGGAAG TGCGGATTCTTCAAACGCTCCAAGCAGGACGAGAGCGTCCCTCGCTACAACGCGGTGCGGATAAAAAAGGAAACTCCCGAGTACAGAGATGGAAAAGCCAAACTGGACCTTAGCGAAAAGAAGCAGTGGATGACGACTTGGATCGACAATGAGAGTTACTCATGA